In a single window of the Zonotrichia leucophrys gambelii isolate GWCS_2022_RI chromosome 2, RI_Zleu_2.0, whole genome shotgun sequence genome:
- the TFPI2 gene encoding tissue factor pathway inhibitor 2 isoform X2, which translates to MAAGRRLPVLLPMLLLACAALAQRPLTEKQRACLLPPDEGPCRALVPRWYYDRHTQSCQEFTYGGCYGNANNFLTFDDCEKSCWTIKKVPKLCRMEADGGPCRSYLRRYAFNLSSMRCEEFIYGGCYGNGNNFRDLQSCVDHCLPEKTGPLLCYSPKDEGLCSSSVPRYYYDSKTKSCKEFRYTGCGGNANNFVTEKDCYNVCRNGNQKPAINKPANLSRRKIVRKLKKKSQMYNLKS; encoded by the exons ATGGCCGCCGGCCGCCGCCTGCCCGTGCTGCTGccaatgctgctgctggcctgcGCCGCGCTGGCCCAGCGCCCCCTCACAG AGAAGCAGCGCGCCTGCCTGCTGCCCCCCGACGAGGGGCCCTGCCGCGCCCTGGTGCCGCGCTGGTACTACGACCGGCACACGCAGAGCTGCCAGGAGTTCACCTACGGGGGATGCTACGGCAACGCCAACAACTTCCTCACCTTCGACGACTGCGAGAAGAGCTGCTGGACCATCAAGA aAGTGCCCAAATTGTGCCGGATGGAGGCTGATGGAGGACCTTGCAGGAGCTATCTAAGAAGATATGCCTTTAACTTGAGCTCGATGAGGTGTGAGGAATTCATCTATGGTGGCTGTTACGGAAATGGCAACAACTTCAGAGATTTGCAGTCTTGTGTGGACCACTGTCTGCCAGAAAAAA CTGGCCCCTTGCTGTGCTATAGCCCAAAGGATGAAGGATTGTGTTCCTCTTCTGTGCCTCGCTATTACTATGACTCCAAGACTAAATCATGTAAAGAGTTCAGATATACTGGCTGTGGTGGAAATGCCAACAACTTTGTCACTGAAAAGGATTGCTACAATGTCTGCAGAAatg GAAATCAGAAACCTGCTATCAACAAGCCAGCAAATTTATCCCGCAGAAAAATAGtgagaaaactgaagaaaaaatctCAGATGTATAACCTGAAATCTTAA
- the TFPI2 gene encoding tissue factor pathway inhibitor 2 isoform X1: MAAGRRLPVLLPMLLLACAALAQRPLTEKQRACLLPPDEGPCRALVPRWYYDRHTQSCQEFTYGGCYGNANNFLTFDDCEKSCWTIKKVPKLCRMEADGGPCRSYLRRYAFNLSSMRCEEFIYGGCYGNGNNFRDLQSCVDHCLPEKTGPLLCYSPKDEGLCSSSVPRYYYDSKTKSCKEFRYTGCGGNANNFVTEKDCYNVCRNAGNQKPAINKPANLSRRKIVRKLKKKSQMYNLKS; encoded by the exons ATGGCCGCCGGCCGCCGCCTGCCCGTGCTGCTGccaatgctgctgctggcctgcGCCGCGCTGGCCCAGCGCCCCCTCACAG AGAAGCAGCGCGCCTGCCTGCTGCCCCCCGACGAGGGGCCCTGCCGCGCCCTGGTGCCGCGCTGGTACTACGACCGGCACACGCAGAGCTGCCAGGAGTTCACCTACGGGGGATGCTACGGCAACGCCAACAACTTCCTCACCTTCGACGACTGCGAGAAGAGCTGCTGGACCATCAAGA aAGTGCCCAAATTGTGCCGGATGGAGGCTGATGGAGGACCTTGCAGGAGCTATCTAAGAAGATATGCCTTTAACTTGAGCTCGATGAGGTGTGAGGAATTCATCTATGGTGGCTGTTACGGAAATGGCAACAACTTCAGAGATTTGCAGTCTTGTGTGGACCACTGTCTGCCAGAAAAAA CTGGCCCCTTGCTGTGCTATAGCCCAAAGGATGAAGGATTGTGTTCCTCTTCTGTGCCTCGCTATTACTATGACTCCAAGACTAAATCATGTAAAGAGTTCAGATATACTGGCTGTGGTGGAAATGCCAACAACTTTGTCACTGAAAAGGATTGCTACAATGTCTGCAGAAatg CAGGAAATCAGAAACCTGCTATCAACAAGCCAGCAAATTTATCCCGCAGAAAAATAGtgagaaaactgaagaaaaaatctCAGATGTATAACCTGAAATCTTAA